A window of Streptomyces marispadix contains these coding sequences:
- a CDS encoding thiamine pyrophosphate-binding protein, producing MSDRGLERERGRERAGGSEGARGGEGERRGAELVVECLAAEGVRHVFGLPGTTVMDLIDALARQDAVRYLSTRHEQVAGFMADGYSRAGDGGLGVCLASRGPGAANLSIAVQNAHDESVPMLVLVGQVPGSLRERRSFEEMDVVAAFRPFCKWAVEIHDGERIPELLQRAVRTAVSGRPGPVVVSLPLDVLQARVSARPAPRVRFHAPAPDADGVAEAAELLAAAERPVIVVGGGGIGGGAGGATAAGAETAGIEAAGAEAAHLALAEAADAPLVTTWLRKNAVADSSPAFLGALGYGAHDVTDRTVREADVVVALGCRFSEFTTKRWTLVPAGAALVHVDVDAGELGRVHLPRVGLVSDAVAASRALAAALGAREPGARQSGAREPGGDPAADEARAARRAARRESLRREYEQATELQQAVDGAGLHELHGSKPGSGSGTGSGSVGGNVGGRGRSTGGTVTSHALTRGVRRLAETEGVILVQDVHTFGPWVQRFVPFDRPRSYYGSAGGAMGWGFPAAMGMAKARPGERVVALSGDGSFWMVAQDFETCVREDIPVVNVVVNNFSYGNTRDRQRFAHGGRYSGVFLGNPDFAEFARLLGGHGIRVTSDDDVLPAFEDALAQRRPCIVDVVQSETEGLPEGLQPPKAR from the coding sequence TTGTCCGACCGGGGACTTGAGCGGGAGCGCGGGCGTGAGCGGGCGGGCGGGTCCGAGGGGGCGCGCGGGGGCGAGGGAGAGCGCCGGGGCGCCGAACTCGTCGTCGAATGCCTCGCCGCCGAGGGAGTCCGCCATGTCTTCGGGCTGCCCGGCACGACGGTGATGGATCTGATCGACGCGCTGGCCAGGCAGGACGCCGTGCGGTATCTCTCCACACGGCATGAACAGGTCGCCGGTTTCATGGCGGACGGCTACTCCCGCGCAGGCGACGGCGGGCTCGGCGTCTGCCTCGCCTCGCGCGGCCCCGGAGCGGCCAATCTCTCCATCGCCGTGCAGAACGCGCACGACGAGTCGGTGCCGATGCTCGTCCTCGTGGGGCAGGTCCCCGGTTCCCTGCGCGAGCGGCGCTCCTTCGAGGAGATGGACGTCGTCGCGGCCTTCCGTCCCTTCTGCAAGTGGGCAGTGGAGATTCACGACGGCGAGCGCATCCCCGAACTGCTCCAGCGTGCGGTGCGTACGGCGGTGAGCGGCCGACCGGGTCCCGTCGTGGTCTCGCTGCCGCTCGACGTGCTCCAGGCCCGGGTCTCGGCGCGGCCCGCGCCGCGTGTGCGCTTCCACGCTCCGGCGCCCGACGCGGACGGCGTCGCGGAGGCGGCGGAGCTGCTGGCCGCGGCCGAACGCCCGGTGATCGTCGTCGGTGGCGGCGGCATCGGCGGAGGCGCCGGGGGCGCGACTGCCGCCGGGGCCGAGACCGCCGGGATTGAGGCTGCCGGGGCCGAGGCGGCTCATCTGGCTCTCGCGGAGGCCGCGGACGCGCCGCTGGTGACCACTTGGCTCCGGAAGAACGCCGTCGCCGACAGCAGCCCGGCCTTTCTCGGCGCGCTCGGCTACGGGGCCCACGACGTGACGGACCGGACCGTGCGGGAGGCGGACGTGGTGGTGGCGCTGGGCTGCCGCTTCTCCGAGTTCACCACCAAGCGGTGGACGCTGGTGCCTGCCGGGGCAGCGCTCGTCCACGTCGACGTCGACGCAGGCGAACTCGGCCGCGTACACCTGCCGCGTGTCGGTCTGGTCTCCGACGCGGTGGCCGCGTCCCGCGCACTGGCCGCGGCTCTCGGCGCGAGGGAGCCCGGTGCGAGGCAGTCCGGCGCGAGGGAGCCCGGCGGCGACCCCGCGGCGGACGAGGCACGAGCCGCGCGGCGTGCCGCTCGCCGGGAGTCGCTGCGCAGGGAGTACGAGCAAGCCACGGAGCTTCAACAGGCTGTGGACGGCGCCGGGTTGCACGAGCTGCACGGCAGCAAGCCGGGCTCGGGTTCCGGCACGGGTTCCGGCTCCGTCGGCGGGAACGTCGGCGGGAGAGGCCGCAGTACCGGCGGGACGGTGACGTCGCACGCCCTGACCCGGGGCGTGCGGCGGCTAGCGGAGACCGAGGGCGTGATCCTCGTACAGGACGTGCACACCTTCGGGCCCTGGGTCCAGCGGTTCGTCCCCTTCGACCGGCCGCGCAGCTACTACGGCTCGGCGGGCGGGGCGATGGGCTGGGGCTTCCCCGCGGCGATGGGCATGGCGAAGGCACGTCCCGGCGAGCGTGTCGTGGCGCTGAGCGGCGACGGCAGCTTCTGGATGGTCGCCCAGGACTTCGAGACCTGCGTACGCGAGGACATCCCCGTGGTGAACGTGGTCGTCAACAACTTCTCCTACGGCAACACCCGCGACCGGCAGCGCTTCGCACACGGCGGCCGTTACTCCGGTGTCTTCCTCGGCAATCCCGATTTCGCCGAGTTCGCAAGGCTGTTGGGCGGCCACGGCATACGCGTCACATCCGACGACGACGTGCTGCCCGCGTTCGAGGATGCGCTGGCGCAGCGGCGGCCGTGCATCGTCGACGTGGTGCAGAGCGAGACGGAGGGCCTGCCGGAAGGACTCCAGCCGCCCAAGGCCCGCTGA
- a CDS encoding aldehyde dehydrogenase family protein — protein sequence MSASEESAESRTPEAPGESVEAAAAAVADREWHLTVGGHPRTAEGGRTYGVECPATETVIAAAPDATEHDVDAVVRAAADAGPAWSALDVRERGRRLRAFAEAVRAHAGELALLDALDSGNPVTAMRTDVSWGAELLDLFADFASHLGGATIPASPENLHFTRRRPFGVVARIVPFNHPAMFAASKVAAPLMAGNTVVLKPSETTPLSALRLAEIAAGVLPPGVLSVITGDGPAASSALVRHRLVRRIGFIGSERVGRIVQRDAAGAGVKEVSLELGGKNALVVCPDADLEAAAAGIVGGMNFAWSGGQSCGSTSRVLLHASVADEVLGMVRERVAAIRIGSPVAADTQMGPLASRAQYEKSLRYIDIALGEGATLFHGGRRPRGPRFERGHYLEPTVFTGVRPTMRIAQEEVFGPVMSVLTYEDVDEAVGIANGVDYGLTASIWTRDISAALSLADRIEAGYVWINGSSRHFWGVPFGGTKSSGVGREESVEELHSYTELKAVNVLVRPGT from the coding sequence TTGTCAGCTTCGGAGGAGTCAGCGGAGTCCCGGACCCCGGAGGCGCCCGGCGAGTCGGTGGAGGCAGCGGCGGCGGCCGTCGCCGACCGGGAGTGGCACCTCACGGTGGGCGGCCACCCCCGCACCGCGGAAGGCGGACGTACCTACGGCGTCGAATGCCCCGCCACCGAGACGGTGATCGCCGCCGCGCCCGACGCCACGGAGCACGACGTGGACGCCGTCGTACGTGCCGCCGCCGACGCCGGGCCCGCCTGGAGCGCACTCGACGTACGTGAGCGGGGGCGGCGGCTGCGCGCGTTCGCGGAGGCGGTACGAGCCCACGCCGGCGAACTGGCCCTGCTCGACGCGCTCGACTCCGGCAACCCCGTGACCGCCATGCGCACCGATGTCTCCTGGGGCGCCGAACTCCTCGATCTCTTCGCGGACTTCGCCTCCCACCTCGGCGGCGCCACGATCCCCGCCTCCCCGGAGAACCTGCACTTCACCCGGCGCCGCCCCTTCGGGGTCGTGGCCCGGATCGTGCCCTTCAACCACCCGGCCATGTTCGCCGCGTCGAAGGTGGCCGCACCGCTGATGGCGGGCAACACCGTGGTGCTCAAGCCCTCCGAGACCACGCCGCTGTCCGCGCTGCGGCTGGCCGAGATCGCCGCCGGCGTGCTGCCGCCGGGCGTCCTCTCCGTGATCACCGGGGACGGCCCGGCTGCCTCCAGTGCGCTCGTACGTCATCGGCTGGTGCGCCGCATCGGATTCATCGGCAGTGAACGCGTCGGCCGTATCGTCCAGCGCGACGCCGCGGGCGCCGGCGTGAAGGAGGTCAGCCTCGAACTCGGCGGGAAGAACGCGCTCGTCGTATGCCCCGACGCCGACCTGGAGGCGGCCGCCGCGGGCATCGTGGGCGGCATGAACTTCGCCTGGTCAGGCGGCCAGTCCTGTGGCTCCACGTCAAGGGTGCTGCTGCACGCGTCCGTCGCGGACGAGGTGCTGGGAATGGTTCGCGAGCGCGTCGCCGCGATCCGCATCGGCTCGCCCGTGGCCGCCGATACGCAGATGGGACCGCTCGCCTCCAGGGCGCAGTACGAGAAGTCCCTGCGCTACATCGACATCGCGCTCGGCGAGGGCGCCACGCTCTTCCACGGCGGACGCCGGCCGCGCGGCCCGCGGTTCGAGCGCGGCCACTATCTCGAACCCACCGTCTTCACCGGCGTGAGGCCCACGATGCGTATCGCGCAGGAGGAGGTGTTCGGCCCCGTGATGTCCGTACTGACCTACGAGGACGTCGACGAGGCCGTCGGCATCGCCAACGGAGTCGACTACGGGCTCACCGCGAGCATCTGGACCCGCGACATCTCCGCGGCGCTCTCGCTCGCCGACCGCATCGAGGCGGGCTACGTCTGGATCAACGGCTCCTCGCGGCACTTCTGGGGCGTGCCCTTCGGCGGGACGAAGTCCTCCGGCGTCGGCCGTGAGGAGAGCGTCGAGGAGCTGCACAGCTACACGGAACTCAAGGCGGTGAACGTCCTTGTCCGACCGGGGACTTGA
- a CDS encoding Rieske 2Fe-2S domain-containing protein produces the protein MTDPDLATLFADVRRGMIPAHIYNDEEIFRLERERLFNRAWVFVGHESEIPHPGDYVVRRVLDDSFIVSRGEDGQVRALFNMCLHRGMQVCRAEMGNATHFRCPYHGWSYRNDGRLVGLPFHRDAYGGEAGFRRKGQTLLPAPSLGTYNGLVFVSLDPEAPPLRDYLGDFAFYLDYYTRQSESGIELRGPQRWRIKANWKIGAENFAGDMYHTPHTHTSVVEIGLFREPKAEKRKDGCTYWAGSGGGTTYKLPPGTLEERLRYVGYPDAMIERMKANWSREQLDVVGRDGFLISAASVFPNLSLVHNWPRVEDSDDVLPFISLRTWQPVGPDETEVLSWFAVDAEAPEEYKALSYKAYLMCFGSTGMFEQDDVENWVSLTSTAGGSMARRLLLNSRMGLLEDGGNVVPPLTAEQFSGPGEAYVGYGEYNQRHLLSRWADCLERPPAPVRQVQVSRPDGGGTADADSDTDTADAAGTSATAPSPGSGAVAS, from the coding sequence ATGACCGATCCCGATCTGGCCACCCTCTTCGCAGACGTACGCCGAGGGATGATCCCGGCGCACATCTACAACGACGAGGAGATCTTCCGGCTCGAACGCGAGCGGCTCTTCAACCGCGCGTGGGTGTTCGTCGGGCACGAGTCGGAGATCCCGCACCCCGGCGACTACGTGGTGCGCCGCGTGCTGGACGACTCGTTCATCGTCTCGCGGGGCGAGGACGGGCAGGTGCGGGCCCTGTTCAACATGTGCCTGCACCGCGGAATGCAGGTGTGCCGCGCCGAGATGGGCAACGCGACGCACTTCCGCTGCCCCTACCACGGCTGGTCCTACCGCAACGACGGGCGGCTGGTGGGCCTGCCCTTCCACCGTGACGCCTACGGCGGCGAGGCGGGCTTCCGCAGGAAGGGCCAGACGCTGCTGCCCGCACCGTCACTGGGCACCTACAACGGTCTCGTCTTCGTCAGCCTGGACCCCGAAGCGCCCCCGCTGCGGGACTACTTGGGCGACTTCGCCTTCTATCTGGACTACTACACACGGCAGTCGGAAAGCGGCATCGAACTGCGCGGCCCTCAGCGGTGGCGCATCAAGGCCAACTGGAAGATCGGCGCCGAGAACTTCGCCGGCGACATGTACCACACGCCGCACACCCACACGAGCGTGGTCGAGATCGGGCTCTTCCGTGAGCCCAAGGCCGAGAAGCGCAAGGACGGCTGCACCTACTGGGCGGGCAGCGGCGGCGGCACCACATACAAACTGCCGCCCGGCACGCTGGAGGAGAGGCTGCGCTACGTCGGCTACCCCGACGCCATGATCGAGCGGATGAAGGCCAACTGGTCGCGTGAACAGCTCGACGTCGTCGGCCGCGACGGCTTCCTGATCTCCGCCGCATCCGTCTTTCCCAACCTGAGCCTCGTCCACAACTGGCCGAGGGTCGAGGACTCCGACGACGTGCTGCCGTTCATCTCGCTGCGCACCTGGCAGCCCGTGGGGCCGGACGAGACCGAGGTGCTCTCCTGGTTCGCCGTCGACGCCGAGGCGCCGGAGGAGTACAAAGCGCTGTCGTACAAGGCGTATCTGATGTGCTTCGGCAGCACCGGGATGTTCGAGCAGGACGACGTGGAGAACTGGGTCTCGCTCACCAGCACCGCCGGGGGCTCGATGGCCAGGCGGCTGCTGCTCAACAGCCGTATGGGGCTGCTGGAGGACGGCGGCAACGTGGTGCCGCCGCTGACGGCCGAGCAGTTCTCGGGTCCGGGCGAGGCGTACGTCGGCTACGGCGAGTACAACCAGCGTCATCTGCTGAGCCGTTGGGCCGACTGCCTGGAGCGGCCCCCGGCACCGGTACGGCAGGTCCAGGTCAGCCGCCCGGACGGTGGCGGCACGGCGGACGCGGACTCGGACACGGACACGGCGGACGCGGCGGGTACGTCGGCCACGGCCCCCTCGCCGGGCAGCGGGGCGGTGGCCTCATGA
- a CDS encoding 3-phenylpropionate/cinnamic acid dioxygenase subunit beta encodes MSTPKAPRRTDVHAGDSSSGAGGNDGYGAGGHGRPSGNGGPYSADSPLGGHAPTLQRTGPSLPFSDERHLQAHHWLVEEAYTLDAQRYEDWLALLSEDVHYIMPVRVTTARGTGYDSSPGMAHFDENKYSLSRRVARFATEHAWTEDPPSRLRHHVTDVRTFATADPGHLVVDSGLLLYRSRGDVREPTVISAGREDLLRRAPGGGWLLARRTVLADDSVLRTQNLAIFL; translated from the coding sequence ATGAGTACGCCGAAAGCACCGCGCCGTACGGACGTCCACGCCGGCGACAGCAGCTCCGGCGCGGGCGGAAACGACGGCTACGGCGCGGGCGGTCACGGTCGGCCGAGCGGCAACGGCGGTCCGTACTCCGCGGATTCACCCCTCGGCGGCCACGCCCCCACGCTCCAGCGGACCGGCCCGTCGCTGCCCTTCTCCGACGAGCGGCATCTACAGGCCCACCACTGGCTCGTGGAGGAGGCGTACACACTCGACGCACAGCGCTACGAGGACTGGCTCGCGCTGCTGAGCGAGGACGTGCACTACATCATGCCGGTGCGCGTCACCACGGCCCGCGGCACGGGCTACGACTCCTCACCCGGCATGGCCCACTTCGACGAGAACAAGTACTCGCTGTCGCGGCGCGTGGCGCGCTTCGCCACCGAGCACGCCTGGACCGAGGACCCGCCCTCACGGCTGCGGCACCACGTCACCGACGTGCGCACCTTCGCGACCGCCGACCCCGGTCATCTCGTCGTCGACTCGGGCCTGTTGCTCTACCGCAGCCGCGGCGACGTACGAGAGCCCACGGTGATCTCCGCGGGGCGTGAGGACCTGCTGCGCCGTGCGCCCGGCGGCGGGTGGCTGCTGGCACGGCGCACGGTGCTTGCCGACGACTCGGTGCTGCGCACCCAGAACCTGGCGATCTTCCTATGA
- the hcaB gene encoding 3-(cis-5,6-dihydroxycyclohexa-1,3-dien-1-yl)propanoate dehydrogenase: MNGWLTGRRALVVGAGSGIGRAVVDAFLAEGAQVAVLERDAGKCARLTADVPESPVVTGDATTRQANDEAVAAAVSAFGGLDVLVNCVGVFDFYRGLTDLDADGVDEAFDEMFAVNVKSHIHSVKAALPALRESPATGAVVLTESSSSYRPGRGGLLYVSSKFAVRGLVASLAHELAPETRVNAVAPGGTVGTDLRGLDSLGQGARSLGDAPDRAAEIAGRVPLRVALSGEDHAWSYVFLASDRSRGITGDVLHSDGGAGVRS; encoded by the coding sequence GTGAACGGCTGGCTCACGGGCAGGCGCGCACTCGTCGTCGGCGCCGGTTCGGGCATCGGACGGGCCGTGGTCGACGCCTTCCTCGCCGAGGGCGCCCAGGTGGCCGTGCTCGAACGGGATGCCGGAAAGTGCGCCCGGCTCACCGCCGACGTCCCGGAGTCGCCGGTGGTCACCGGCGACGCCACCACCCGCCAGGCCAACGACGAGGCGGTCGCCGCCGCCGTCTCCGCCTTCGGCGGTCTGGACGTACTGGTCAACTGCGTGGGCGTCTTCGACTTCTACCGGGGGCTGACGGATCTGGACGCCGACGGTGTCGACGAGGCGTTCGACGAGATGTTCGCCGTCAACGTCAAGTCCCACATCCACTCGGTGAAGGCCGCCCTCCCGGCGCTGCGTGAGAGTCCCGCCACGGGAGCGGTCGTACTGACCGAGTCGTCTTCCTCGTACCGTCCGGGGCGCGGCGGGCTGCTCTACGTCTCGTCGAAGTTCGCCGTGCGCGGCCTTGTCGCCTCGCTCGCACACGAACTCGCCCCGGAGACAAGGGTGAACGCGGTCGCACCGGGCGGCACCGTCGGCACGGACCTGCGCGGGCTCGACAGCCTAGGACAGGGCGCCCGCAGCCTGGGCGACGCCCCCGACCGTGCGGCGGAGATCGCCGGAAGGGTTCCGCTGCGGGTGGCGCTCTCGGGCGAGGACCATGCGTGGAGCTATGTGTTCCTCGCCTCGGACCGTTCCCGTGGGATCACCGGCGACGTGCTGCACAGCGACGGCGGAGCAGGGGTGAGGTCATGA
- a CDS encoding class II aldolase/adducin family protein → MSAVSQPPTGRPPGPPEPPPGRELSPLRSTIADACRVLAARGLADGILGHISLRVDERRLLIRCRGPKERGLAYTTPADIRLVDLDGRPGTPQELAGGYRPPNELPLHTEVLRTRGDIAAVCHAHPPEVVAADLAGIAIRPVVGAFDIPGARLAAGGVPVHPRGVLIRDRRLAAEMVASMGDRPVVLLRGHGLTSAAASVEECVLQALSVDRIARISLRVVSAGGELCDLAERDMAELPDLGGAFNTATAWRHELARLAESSTPLRRVHGA, encoded by the coding sequence ATGAGCGCCGTGTCACAGCCACCGACCGGCAGGCCGCCGGGGCCTCCCGAGCCGCCACCGGGCCGCGAACTCTCGCCGCTGCGCTCCACGATCGCGGACGCGTGCCGAGTACTGGCCGCACGCGGCCTCGCCGACGGCATCCTCGGCCACATCAGTCTCCGTGTCGACGAGCGCCGTCTGCTCATACGGTGCCGAGGTCCGAAGGAGCGGGGCCTGGCGTACACGACCCCCGCCGACATCCGGCTGGTCGACCTCGACGGGCGGCCAGGCACTCCGCAAGAACTCGCGGGAGGCTACCGCCCGCCGAACGAACTGCCGCTCCACACCGAGGTGTTGCGCACCAGAGGTGACATCGCCGCGGTCTGCCACGCCCATCCGCCCGAGGTCGTCGCCGCCGACCTCGCGGGCATCGCGATCCGGCCGGTCGTCGGAGCCTTCGACATCCCGGGGGCGCGTCTCGCCGCGGGAGGCGTGCCCGTCCACCCGCGGGGCGTGCTCATACGGGACCGGAGGCTGGCGGCGGAGATGGTCGCGTCCATGGGGGACCGTCCGGTCGTGCTGCTGCGCGGCCACGGACTGACCAGCGCGGCGGCGAGCGTCGAGGAGTGCGTGCTCCAGGCGCTGAGCGTCGACCGCATCGCGCGGATCTCGCTCCGCGTCGTCAGCGCGGGAGGCGAGCTGTGCGACCTCGCCGAGCGCGACATGGCCGAACTGCCGGATCTGGGCGGGGCGTTCAACACCGCGACGGCCTGGAGGCACGAACTGGCACGCCTGGCGGAATCGTCGACTCCGCTCAGACGTGTGCACGGGGCTTGA
- a CDS encoding SLC13 family permease: MSIHVIGVATLALVFIVGTMRPVNIGALALVATFLIGTLAVHESLDKILSGFPPDLFVLLVGVTYLFGLASANGTIEWLIDRAVRLLGDRPLLVPWLIFVFSAVPTTAGALGPAGVAMLAPLCLRLGARYGIDRRMSALMVMHGSCLGNFSPLNGLTIIVRKAAEANGLQVGGAELFFGNAAYNIGLAVVIYLFFGGRTLWRRHRTGTGTGTGTGTGSGTESGAGTETDAGTGAGTGTGATAAGTAPPATGTGTATETAPAPASAPSAVSATALRADQLITLVAVVGVAVGALVFDVEIGFLALVAAAGLHVVFPGRFEQADKRIVWSVVLLICGVVTLVEALQRYGTVEVIGKGIADLGSPLLTALLLCLVAAITSAFASSAGLLGVLIPLAVPFLVQGDIGVTSVITALAISATVVDSTPFSSVGALTLANAPDAERPRLFRVMLTWGLAMAVTAPPLTWLLFTLPSAG, from the coding sequence ATGTCCATCCACGTCATCGGAGTCGCGACGCTCGCGCTCGTCTTCATCGTCGGCACCATGCGGCCGGTCAACATCGGTGCGCTGGCGCTCGTAGCCACGTTCCTCATCGGAACGCTGGCGGTCCACGAAAGCCTGGACAAGATCCTCTCCGGCTTCCCGCCCGATCTCTTCGTCCTGCTCGTGGGCGTGACCTATCTCTTCGGGCTCGCGTCCGCCAACGGCACGATCGAGTGGCTCATCGACCGGGCCGTACGGCTGCTGGGCGACCGGCCGCTGCTGGTGCCCTGGCTGATCTTCGTCTTCTCGGCGGTCCCGACCACGGCCGGGGCGCTCGGCCCCGCGGGCGTCGCCATGCTCGCCCCGCTGTGCCTCAGGCTCGGGGCGCGTTACGGCATCGACAGGCGGATGTCCGCGCTGATGGTGATGCACGGTTCGTGCCTGGGGAACTTCTCGCCCCTCAACGGACTCACCATCATCGTCCGCAAGGCGGCCGAGGCGAACGGGCTCCAAGTCGGCGGAGCGGAGCTGTTCTTCGGGAACGCGGCCTACAACATCGGCCTCGCCGTCGTCATCTACCTCTTCTTCGGCGGACGTACGCTCTGGCGTCGGCACCGCACCGGCACGGGCACGGGCACGGGCACGGGCACGGGCAGCGGCACGGAATCGGGTGCCGGAACGGAGACGGACGCGGGCACGGGTGCCGGCACCGGCACGGGGGCGACCGCCGCCGGTACGGCTCCCCCGGCGACCGGCACCGGCACCGCCACGGAGACCGCGCCCGCCCCTGCCTCCGCGCCGTCCGCCGTCTCGGCCACCGCATTGCGGGCAGACCAGCTCATCACCCTCGTCGCCGTAGTGGGAGTGGCCGTCGGCGCCCTCGTCTTCGACGTCGAGATCGGCTTCCTCGCCCTCGTAGCCGCCGCAGGGCTGCACGTCGTCTTCCCCGGCAGGTTCGAGCAGGCCGACAAGCGCATCGTGTGGTCCGTCGTGCTGCTGATCTGCGGCGTCGTCACCCTCGTCGAGGCTCTTCAGCGCTACGGCACCGTGGAGGTGATCGGCAAGGGGATCGCGGATCTGGGCTCCCCGCTGCTGACCGCGCTGCTGCTCTGCCTCGTCGCGGCGATCACTTCGGCGTTCGCCTCCAGCGCCGGGTTGCTGGGCGTGCTGATACCCCTCGCGGTGCCGTTCCTCGTACAGGGCGACATCGGCGTGACGAGCGTGATCACCGCGCTGGCGATCTCCGCGACCGTCGTGGACTCGACGCCCTTCTCGTCCGTGGGCGCGCTGACCCTCGCCAACGCGCCCGACGCCGAACGGCCCCGGCTCTTCCGCGTGATGCTCACCTGGGGCCTGGCCATGGCCGTCACCGCGCCGCCGCTGACCTGGCTTCTGTTCACGCTGCCGAGCGCGGGGTGA
- a CDS encoding class II aldolase/adducin family protein — protein sequence MSNDARELVAASSRVLAAAGHDDLIWGHSSMRDPDGRGVWIKSAEWGLDEVTPDRVQLVAFDGTVLEGGGVPHSELPIHTEIMAARPDVGGVVHTHPPHAVALAAAGLPLRPVSHAANYFVPPDVPTFAETADLVLTPALGRSLAEALGGARAVFLVNHGIVTVGESLQQATVAAVLLERACAQQLLTATAGTADPPGTEPSWSPPEESLSKREHIYHDRAVAAVWDHLVRRLPGAGAR from the coding sequence ATGAGCAACGACGCCCGCGAACTCGTCGCCGCATCCTCACGCGTACTGGCGGCCGCGGGCCACGACGACCTCATCTGGGGCCATTCGTCGATGCGCGACCCCGACGGGAGAGGGGTGTGGATCAAGTCCGCGGAGTGGGGCCTGGACGAGGTCACACCCGATCGTGTGCAGCTCGTCGCCTTCGACGGGACGGTGCTCGAAGGGGGCGGCGTACCGCACAGCGAACTGCCCATCCACACCGAGATCATGGCCGCACGCCCGGACGTCGGCGGAGTCGTGCACACCCATCCGCCGCACGCCGTCGCACTGGCCGCGGCCGGGCTGCCGCTGCGGCCGGTCAGCCATGCCGCCAACTACTTCGTGCCGCCGGACGTCCCCACGTTCGCGGAGACCGCCGACCTCGTGCTCACCCCCGCCCTCGGGCGCTCGCTGGCCGAGGCCCTCGGCGGCGCCCGCGCGGTCTTCCTCGTCAACCACGGCATCGTCACCGTGGGCGAGAGCCTTCAGCAGGCGACCGTCGCGGCCGTACTGCTCGAACGGGCCTGTGCGCAGCAGTTGCTGACCGCCACGGCCGGTACGGCCGATCCCCCCGGCACGGAACCCTCGTGGTCGCCGCCGGAGGAGTCGCTGTCGAAACGCGAGCACATCTACCACGACCGGGCGGTCGCCGCCGTCTGGGACCACCTGGTACGGCGTCTGCCGGGCGCAGGCGCGCGCTGA
- a CDS encoding ABC transporter substrate-binding protein, protein MKPLFTMACQAYDRMEPLRSGSVPIGGAELNFLDLPVEETFFRMLKFGEFDIAEMSLSTYVLTLAEGSPFVAVPVFPSRAFRHSAVYVREDSPVTDPAELAGGTVGVPEYQITAAVWVRGILAEHHGLGVGSVRYRTGGLDTPGRVEKLALRLPAGVEVTPAGPEQTLSRMLLDGSLDAIYSARNPGPFNEPGHGGLRRLFPDPEAVEREYHERTGIFPIMHTLVIRRDVYERHRWLARELVKACARAKDAGLAGIGETAALRFALPWLWAEAERTRAALGEDWWPYGFEPNRTNLETFLRYSHEQGLAARRYEAEELFAPETLAEVVV, encoded by the coding sequence ATGAAGCCGCTGTTCACCATGGCCTGCCAGGCGTACGACCGTATGGAACCGCTGCGTTCGGGCAGCGTCCCGATCGGGGGCGCGGAGCTGAACTTCCTCGACCTGCCGGTGGAGGAGACCTTCTTCCGGATGCTGAAGTTCGGCGAGTTCGACATCGCCGAGATGTCGCTGTCGACGTATGTGCTGACGCTGGCCGAAGGGTCGCCCTTCGTCGCCGTGCCCGTCTTCCCCTCGCGTGCCTTCCGGCACAGCGCCGTGTACGTACGCGAGGACTCCCCCGTGACGGACCCGGCGGAGCTGGCCGGAGGGACCGTGGGCGTGCCCGAGTACCAGATCACCGCGGCCGTCTGGGTGCGCGGCATCCTCGCGGAGCACCATGGGCTCGGCGTCGGATCGGTGCGCTACCGCACCGGCGGCCTCGACACCCCGGGACGCGTCGAGAAGCTGGCCCTGCGCCTTCCGGCGGGCGTGGAGGTGACTCCCGCCGGTCCGGAGCAGACACTGTCGCGGATGCTGCTCGACGGCTCCCTCGACGCGATCTACAGCGCGCGCAACCCGGGCCCCTTCAACGAGCCGGGGCACGGGGGCCTGCGCAGGCTCTTCCCCGACCCGGAGGCCGTCGAGCGCGAATACCACGAGCGCACCGGGATCTTTCCGATCATGCACACGCTGGTGATCCGCCGTGACGTCTACGAACGGCACCGCTGGCTGGCCCGCGAGCTGGTCAAGGCGTGCGCACGCGCCAAGGACGCGGGACTGGCCGGCATCGGCGAGACCGCGGCCCTGCGCTTCGCACTGCCCTGGCTGTGGGCGGAGGCCGAGCGGACCAGGGCCGCGCTGGGCGAGGACTGGTGGCCTTACGGATTCGAGCCGAACCGCACGAACCTGGAGACCTTCCTGCGGTACTCCCACGAGCAGGGGCTGGCCGCACGCCGCTACGAAGCGGAGGAGCTGTTCGCACCGGAGACGCTGGCGGAGGTGGTGGTCTGA